DNA sequence from the Perca fluviatilis chromosome 4, GENO_Pfluv_1.0, whole genome shotgun sequence genome:
CCTATGACTGGACCAGGCAAGATCCCAAAAAGAGCCGCGGTGCTCGATGCAAACAGCGCCGAGTCTGGTCAGGATGATTTGAGCAGTGGTgaagttcttcttcttcttctttgaggtTTTACGGCAGTTGGCACCCATCACTGCCTCCTTCAGTTTTTATAatcatacatccatggttttaCCCTCCCTCATGTTCCATTCATCTTAAGCCGAATTTCCAGTCCAGTCACtcttaaaaaactaaataacatTTTCCTTCCTTGACCACTTCTTCCACACTGTAATATACTTTTAACATTCGTGATCTGTTCTCCCTGTTTCCTGTAATTGTGTCACCATTTCTTGCCTTTCCCGTGTACATGTTCTGCATGACAGAAGCACATGCTCAACTGTTGCATCTTCCTGGCACAAATCACAAAGACCCTTTGGATTTTTTCCCATAATGAAAAGTGTAGGCTACTGTTAAGGTTACTGTGCCCAATTCTCAGCCTGCTTATTGTTACTTGCCCTTTCCTTGTTGTTCCCCTACCCTGCGTCTTAACATGCCTACTCTTTTTTGGATTGAGTGTTAACGTCTTCCTTTTATTGCGTTATCCCAATGCTCCTGCCACTGCTGATTTACCTTTCTCCACACTATACatacacttaacccctagttgctccagaggcgtgcgacctctgacatatatagcaattgtaagtcgctttggataaaagcgtcagctaaatgacatgtaatgtaaatgtaattttcagtTTAATCCTATCTGTTTCACAATAAGTAATTTAGAAACAATATATGCTTCAAAGTCATCCAACTTTCTGCTCAAGAACCAACAAGTTTGAAGTGTGTTTATTAAAGGGTATTcaaatttcatttgtttttcaagtttcaaaaaataacaatgacatcaaaaCAGCCTCAAAGTAGCAAGTGGCTGTGAATGACTGAAACAAAGCTTCATGTGTGTGGATCACATACGGGATGGGCTTTTGCTTTTAATTATCAATTTAAAATGATTACAAATCTATTTTATTTCAATCATTGAAGCTGATCCTTTGGTAATACTATATAAAGTAAACCATGTATATAACAATAATAGTGATGTTGGAGCTGCAATGGACAACTTATATTAGTTTAagccatatttactgtataagTATGCTGTAAGTGTAGAAGCAAGTTGTTTAATTTACCATTAATCATACTTTAAATCCATCACTTTCCTTGTGAATATTTCCAATCAATGGTTTTACTGACACTGGAAAATATTTGGATAAATTACGGTCAAAGCAGTCACGGAACCCTTCGGTAAGAAAAACATTATTGCACCCTTACTGAGTGTgattttcaataaaataattaacCTATCACTAGGGCCAAAAAGCTTAAGATTACCAAGCACTACCCATTGGaaagtgtatgtatgtaaccAGGGATCATTTGTCATTTAAGGCATACAAGTGTCAAAGGGCTCAAAAATCGTCAGTACTGGTAACTCATCAGTATTTGATGAGATTATTGATTTCATGGTTTgcaaacttttattttcaatcaGTGGCAAACAATGGTGCAAAGTCCGTTTTGTGCGGAAAAACACCCAATGAAAGACATTCATCAAACCAGGCAGCGGAATTTGGCTTCGTTCTAAAGGACACAAAAGATGAGATTTCTAATCTTTTTGTGATCATTTATGTAGTTTTCACCACAAATTTCCCTGacccttttcaaaattaacGCAATTATCATGTGGCTGTATCATCCTCCATGCTGAGcatcaaattgtttttttctgaagacCAAAGATCTTAACGCAATCAGTCAATGTACTACTTCAACTGGTGCCAAAACAGTTCAAAGTCCTCCATCCTAGGCAGATGCAGTGCAGTTGGCCGTAAAAGACGTTCCAATTTAGCCATTCTGATTAGAAACAGCAAGGCAACACACACATGGAAATTTATGCACGATAACGTAAGATTTTCCATTCATGAATAGGTCTGACTTTTTCCACTTTGATAAAATTTTATATGACACTACCAATAAAGTTTCCTATGCAGGCTACATCATCTAATCTCTGATACACTACTGATCTCCTTACTTAAACATACTATGTCTCGGCAAAACAACCcacaaacatgaagaaacaatATCAGCGGTTTGAAACAAAAgctaatttaaaacaaaacacagcaccGGTAATTAggcaatatataaaaaataatccaGGGAGTAAATTCATCTTTATTGCTTGAATAAACTTAGATTTAGTGACATTCTGTCCTTCCGATCTATAATCTTTGGCCACAGGCTGCGTGCCCACCAGGCATGTAATTCATAGCCACCACTGCCAAACCGAGGCCTGTGGACTGTGTAAAGTGCTGGCTGGGCCTCTGCCATTGCTATGCAACTACAGTATTAAAACGCACTTTAAGTACAGTGCACTTTTACACTAGTGTTGGATCAGTGTGACGTTCTCTCACCTTGCACTTAAGATGCTGAACACACAGTAAAATCCCAGCACTGTCAAGCACCTAATTTCCACTGAACCCAACAAACTGAGGCCAGCTTCCCGGTGGACACCCAGCCATGATCCAAGCTCCATCAGTGGAAAGGCCAGCTTGTTCGCTTGTACCTCTCCGGGGAATTCCCAGATTTACGAGCTCTCCTTATTCTCCCTGAAGAGACAGACACCTGATGCCCTGGCACACGGGCGGCCAATCATGCTTAAAATCATAGGGCACCTCATGGTACATCAAAGTATCACAGTGTGTAGGGATGTGAGGCAAAAGCCTGTTCACAGTGTGGAACAGAAGGGGTTTCAGATCTTTGGCTGATCTCTGCCAGCCCCTTGCAGCGTTCCACAGAGGGAAAAGACAAGGTGAAAGGCAAAGACCATGCCAATAAGCAGAGTAGAGAGAGGGTGGAGAAGTTCATTTCAATCCATGCTACGTCATCATATTTCTAAAGTCTGTCAAATTTTGTGTCATCCCACCACTCTGCTCTTTATACCACACACAACCCCCTTAACTGCCACCCTTTATGCCCTCTCGGGGAGGCAGCTGACTCCCTGCAGCAGGTAGCTCCTGCTTATCTGCAGAGTCGGAAGCCTGAGGTGCCATCTGGACCAGTGGGCTGGCGGATCACATTATTGTTTGGACGAACTGGTTCTGATGGTTGCTGCACGCTCATACGAGCTGGCCTAATGATATgaggagaaataaaacataaataaattacagtGTTTTTTCACATCTAGGCATTTTAACTACACGGAGAAttaattgttgtaatttcttACCTGTCCTGACATGGATTGTCCTGAGGCGTATCATCTGAAGACGCACTACCCAAGATCCTTCTTCGGGCCTCCGCGTACTCTGCCTCCCGCTGGGCCAAAGACTTCATCTGCTGCGAGGGACGGGTCGAGGATGCAAGGTTTCCTGCAGTACCGTTATTTGAAGGACGTTTCAAAATTCGAATTTGTGGTGGGGGTGCTGCAGGCAGAGAGTCATCCTGGATTACAATAGCAGTTCGAACAGGTGAGCCACCTGAACCCAAGCTGGACTTCCTGTACAGGTAAAAAAGGTAATAGGATTaaaattactggggaaaaaacttCTATGCAATCTTACCATGTATTgaacatttttgataaattttCTCTTTACTTACTTTGCCTCCTGGTTTATTTTCAGTTTAGCCTCAAGCCTTCTCTCTATTTCCTGAGGAGAAAACATACTTACACATTATAACCTTTGTATTACTGTTCAACAAGTTAATTATCCGTCTCAATGACCTGTATAGCAAACATGTTCATGAGATCCTGATTTCTAAATTGATGACTGGTTGCTGGAATATAAGAAAACATGCTTTTGATAGAGATGACATATTTCAATCATTACAAATCAACATACATACGTTGGAATTTATATTTAGTGTTAAGCCAATTCAAAGTCAACATCTTAAACTGTAAACATATCCCAGTATCAGATCATATCAACACGTTGCCAGCTGGTGGATTTCAGTTTGCTCATCaggataaaaagaagaaaaaaaatggagcAACTCAACCATTACATTAtatccataataataataataataataataataatatcatgtACTGTCACAAAAGTGACATGGACATGTTTTTGCATCCACTTAAAATGTAACAGATAATTTTATCACAAATCAAGCTGGTTCATCTACCAACACACACTAATCAATGGTTTTACTGACACTGGAAATGATCAATTATGTTCAAAGCAGTCATGgaactagggctgctcgattatgggaaaaaatataatcatgattattttggtcaatactgaaatcacgataacttaacacgattactcgttgacttctggaaatatgttgcaattattgaacttaaaaaacagtgggaaaagttaaataaatcaacggtaaaaaaacacaactgtgaaatttgccttaatacttttcctatttaaacttaattgtttcattcagaacacaagagaaaataacagtttacttgcaaaacgtaatgacctaaataattgtttttttcgcctattctgtttttgtgatcattgggagccgaaatcataatcacgattaaatttcgattaattgcacagccgtAAATGGAACACTTCTGTAAGAAAAGCTTTATCGCACCCCCCTAACTGAGTGTAATTTTGTATTTGCCCAACACTCAGCTATAAACTGTGCCTCAATGACAGGAGTcatccaaaaaaataaaataattaacctATCACAAGTGAACAAAATGCGTAAGATTAACATGCACTAACGATACCTTTTGGAAAGTCAATCAAATCAAACTGGTTCAATCTACCAAAACACGCTACTTCTACACTACACGAACCTGCTAGATCTATTTGCATATACTCAAAATATACTATTTCAAAAGCCCTAAACATACTACACAGGTATGGTATTGTCATGGGTATTGTAATGATTCAGTGCAACCTGTCATTTCCGCAATGGGCGGGTCTAAAAAAAATGGGGGAAATCATAGGAAAAAGTCGACTTTGtaaaaattaagtttttttatGGATATTATTCGGGATTTCCACAGATCATAAAATCGTTTTGTTGAGTAAACAGAATGACATTAAGCCAGGCTCAGTCCCGTGTCGTTATGGGACAGCGAGGCCTGCAAGACTCAGTCAGGAAAACACGCTGCATTTCTTTGAtgagaaaacaagccgaaaaaaaacaaacaaaaaaacatgtttacatcaGGTATTCAGGCGCCACAAACATGTAGCGAATCGCGGTCGCGGATTCTTGCTAGGTGACTGGCAAACTGAAATAAAGTTGTAATCTTGTTCATAAGAATATTTTCACAATTAGTGTTTCTCACCCCGCTGTCCGCTGCCTCTTCCCAGCTCTCTGCAACCTCTTCATCCTCCATGTTTAACAGATCTGCTGGCTGGTTACCTCTTCGGCTCCACCGGCTAACTATCTCCCATCCACGCAGAGGACATGGGACGGTGGGCAGAGTTCACGCAGACCCGCAGGCACAATCTCACGGGCTTTTGTGTTCGGATGAAGGCTGAATAAATAAGTTCGCAAACCGGAGCTTGGCCGCGTGTTGGCCTGCTAGCGTAACGTTAATGCTCTACTGAGGACAATTcttccccccctccaccccccgcCTGCCTGCTACTTTAATTTTGGCGTAAATTAACGTCAACCTCGGTAAATCAACCGGCTACCGGTGTAGCTAATCTACACGCACCTCAGACGGAAAAACAAGTTTTGGATTGTTGACAgttgtgctagctagctagggtTTACCACTTAAGCAGTGCCTCTTGACACAGAAAGGGAAATGACGTTATATTAACGTTAGGAAATGTAACGTTAGCGTCACATTGCTAGCTTTCAACAAGACAATCAACCGGCAAGATTAAGTAACTGACACTTAGCTAAAAGTGAGCGATACGCTCACTCCACCACACTACTTGTTGTTTTTTGGTAGAGAAGACTGAGAGTTGGATAGTGAGGTTAGCCCATGGATGTAGCCTCGCAGCACTTCCTTTCAACACCACGGTCAGTGACCACTGGACAAaacaggctagctagctacatagcTAAAGGCCCAAAGTGAAATATTTTATTACCCGTCCGTTTGCGGggatcatagactgttaatatttataaaaaaaaagaaaactttatttatttaacaggtgttaattaatatttacagtctatggcagGGATCAGCAAAATACCAAACTTTATAGTATCTAATTAGCAGTTGAATGTGGAAATGAACGGTAGTGACTTGAACGcatcatcagaatcagaaatcatAAACATTTATTGCCAAGTGGCATGTGCATGATATTACAAAACAGCccctgttaaataaataaagtggttttttttatttgcatttataATATTTACCACCGAAGaccagtattattattattattattattattattattattaaaactattgttattattattttatcttgCCCTTACAAAAATAACCAGGACGAAAGTCCTGGAGGAAAGAGGATACAAATGAAACTCTTCAAAGTATTGAGCACCAGAGTGGTCACAACTCTTACATTATGCAGGCCTAAATAGACCTTTCCaatagcagacattttgacatgtcacagtaggaaaagcataaaattaattaatgattaattattttctttagcTGCTTCAGTGTCAGGATACTGTTATTGTTCATGCTCACTtgctgtcacactgtcatggtTAGC
Encoded proteins:
- the LOC120557633 gene encoding SUZ domain-containing protein 1-like, producing MEDEEVAESWEEAADSGEIERRLEAKLKINQEAKKSSLGSGGSPVRTAIVIQDDSLPAAPPPQIRILKRPSNNGTAGNLASSTRPSQQMKSLAQREAEYAEARRRILGSASSDDTPQDNPCQDRPARMSVQQPSEPVRPNNNVIRQPTGPDGTSGFRLCR